In Apteryx mantelli isolate bAptMan1 chromosome 26, bAptMan1.hap1, whole genome shotgun sequence, a single window of DNA contains:
- the LOC106498612 gene encoding protein-arginine deiminase type-1-like, with amino-acid sequence MAQQRVVQLSTQRPTSTICVLGTELSVDVCGAAPRDAASFHAQGTAGVKIYVVHDTQTVKLPSSVSRWPLAAGTEVLVAMEALSKDVGDEKVRVSYFGEDGGVPVGRAMLYLTCVDVSLDADTTRSGAVNKTLTDKRTWTWGPEGHGAILLVNCDRDEPATRDSRDAAGRSYEDLKDMSQLVLRTRGPRTIFAGHRLVLHVSFGDADKVGVFYGGNSLSPEEYKHVLGGEKLSYAVKPSRHQEESIFYVEGLCFPDAGFAGLLSLHVTLLDSPEKGLLETPVFTDTVVFRVAPWIMTPSTLAPAELYVCSVTDNQDFVAAVSALAERAGCSVTVCPLLENRNDRWIQDEIEFGYVQAPHKTFPVVFDSPRDRGLKDFPAKRILGPDFGYVAREAREGASSLDSFGNLEVSPPVTVRGKEFPLGRILVGSSFPRFGGRRMAKAVKDFLVAQRVQAPVELFSDWLVVGHVDEFLSFVPAPDRQGFRLLLASPSACYRLLKEKQDEGYGEAAMFEGLKEVPKPTINEILADEALRKYNAFAQSCISWNRDVLKRELGLSERDIVDIPQLFKGNGDAGATAFFPDMVNMLVLGRHLGIPKPFGPVIRGQCCLEEKVRSLLEPLGLTCTFINDYFSYHKNLGEVHCGTNVRRQPFSFKWWHMVP; translated from the exons ATGGCCCAGCAGCGCGTCGTCCAGCTCTCCACGCAGCGCCCCACCAGCACCATCTGCGTGCTGGGCACCGAGCTCTCCGTCGACGTCTGCGG ggcagcgcccagagatgccGCCTCGTTTCACGCCCAGGGCACCGCCGGCGTGAAGATCTACGTGGTCCACGACACGCAGACCGTGAAGCTGCCGTCGAGCGTGTCCCGCTGGCCGCTGGCCGCCGGCACGGAGGTGCTGGTGGCGATGGAGGCGCTCAGCAAGGACGTCGGCGACGAGAAG GTCCGTGTGTCCTACTTCGGCGAGGACGGAGGGGTCCCCGTGGGCAGAGCCATGCTGTATCTCACCTGCGTGG ATGTCTCCCTGGATGCCGACACGACGCGCAGCGGGGCGGTGAACAAGACGCTGACGGATAAG CGCACCTGGACGTGGGGGCCCGAGGGGCACGGCGCCATCCTGCTGGTGAACTGTGACCGCGACGAGCCCGCGACGAGGGACAGCCGCGATGCTGCCGGGCGCTCCTACGAGG ACCTGAAGGACATGTCGCAGCTGGTGCTGCGCACACGAGGTCCCCGCACCATCTTTGCCGGCCACCGGCTCGTCCTGCACGTGAGCTTCGGCGACGCGGACAAAGTCGGCGTTTTCTACGGCGGCA aCAGCCTCTCGCCGGAGGAGTACAAGCACGTCCTGGGCGGCGAGAAGCTCTCGTACGCCGTGAAGCCCAGCCGGCACCAGGAGGAGAGCATCTTCTACGTGGAAGGGCTCTGCTTCCCGGATGCCGGCTTTGCCGGGCTGCTCTCCTTGCACGTCACCCTCCTGGATAGCCCCGAGAAG ggcCTGCTGGAGACGCCCGTTTTCACGGACACGGTGGTTTTCCGCGTGGCCCCCTGGATCATGACGCCCAGCACGCTGGCGCCCGCCGAGCTCTACGTGTGCAG cgTGACCGACAACCAGGACTTCGTGGCCGCCGTGAGCGCGCTGGCCGAGCGCGCCGGCTGCTCCGTCACCGTCTGCCCGCTGCTGGAGAACCGCAACGACCGCTGGATCCAG GACGAGATCGAGTTCGGCTACGTGCAAGCTCCCCATAAGACGTTCCCCGTGGTCTTCGACTCGCCCCGTGACCGGGGGCTCAAGGACTTCCCCGCCAAGCGCATCCTG GGCCCTGATTTCGGCTACGTGGCCCGGGAAGCGCGGGAAGGCGCCTCCAGCCTCGACTCCTTCGGGAACCTGGAGGTGAGCCCCCCCGTGACGGTGCGGGGCAAGGAGTTCCCGCTGGGGCGCATCCTCGTGGGCAGCAGCTTCCCCAG GTTCGGCGGCCGACGGATGGCGAAGGCCGTCAAGGATTTCCTGGTGGCCCAGAGGGTGCAGGCGCCCGTGGAGCTCTTCTCCGACTGGCTCGTCGTCGGCCACGTTGACGAGTTCCTCAGCTTCGTCCCGGCTCCCGACCGGCAG GGTTTCCGGCTGCTCTTGGCCAGCCCCAGCGCCTGCTACCGCCTGCTCAAGGAGAAGCAAGACGAGGGCTatggcgaggcggcgatgttCGAGG GGCTGAAGGAGGTCCCCAAGCCGACCATTAACGAGATCCTGGCCGACGAAGCGCTGCGGAAGTACAACGCCTTCGCCCAG AGCTGCATCAGCTGGAACAGGGACGTCCTCAAGCGGGAGCTGGGCCTCAGCGAGCGGGACATCGTGGACATCCCGCAGCTCTTCAAAGGCAACGGCGATGCGGGCGCCACGGCGTTTTTCCCCGACATG GTGAACATGCTGGTGTTGGGAAGACACCTGGGCATCCCCAAGCCCTTTGGGCCGGTCATccgtgggcagtgctgcctggaggAGAAGGTCCGCTCCCTGCTGGAGCCCCTGGGGCTCACCTGCACCTTCATCAACGACTACTTCTCCTACCACAAGAACCTGGGAGAGGTCCACTGCGGCACCAACGTCCGCCGCCAGCCCTTCTCCTTCAAGTGGTGGCACATGGTGCCTTGA
- the RCC2 gene encoding protein RCC2: MPRRKATAAGPPWEPGSGNGTAPRKRPGPAAAAAAAAAAAGGRRRPRPERGGGGGGSSGGSSDEEAPRERRPRDGSPGGRRPPRPGPPGAPGGPARGQAVVICEPEHSKERVKLEGSKCRGQLLIFGATNWDLIGRKEVPKQQVAYRNLGQNLWGPHRYGCLSGIQVRTVVSGPCAAHSLLITAEGKLWSWGRNEKGQLGHGDTKRVEAPRLIEVLGGEAIVLAACGRNHTLALTESGSVFAFGENKMGQLGLGNQTDAVPSPAQIMYNGQPITKMACGAEFSMIMDCKGNLYSFGCPEYGQLGHNSDGKFIARAQRIEYDCELVPRRVAIFIEKTKDGQILPVPNVVVRDVACGANHTLVLDSQKRVFSWGFGGYGRLGHAEQKDEMVPRLVKLFDFPGRGAAQIYAGYTCSFAVSETGGLFFWGATNTSRESTMYPKAVQDLCGWKIRSLACGKSSIIVAADESTISWGPSPTFGELGYGDHKPKSSTAAQEVKTLDGIYTEQVAMGYAHSLVIARDESEGEKERLKKLPEYNPRTL, translated from the exons ATGCCCCGCAGGAAGGcgacggcggcggggccgccctggGAGCCGGGCTCGGGCAACGGGACGGCGCCGAGGaagcggccgggcccggcggcggcggcagcggcggcagcggcggcagcgggcgggcggcggcggccgcgcccggagcgcggcggcggcggcggcggcagcagcggcggcagcagcgacgAGGAGGCGCCGCgcgagcggcggccgcgggacggcagccccggcggcaggaggcccccccggcccggcccccccggcgcccccgggggcCCCGCGCGGGGACAGGCCGTGGTCATCTGCGAGCCCGAGCACAGCAAGGAGCGCGTC AAACTTGAAGGCTCCAAGTGCAGGGGCCAACTGCTGATTTTCGGAGCCACCAACTGGGACTTGATCGGCCGGAAAGAAGTGCCTAAGCAGCAAG TTGCTTACCGTAACCTGGGCCAAAACCTGTGGGGGCCGCACAGGTACGGATGTCTCTCAGGGATTCAGGTGCGGACGGTGGTGTCGGGCCCCTGCGCTGCTCACAGCCTGCTCATCACCGCCGAGGGCAAGCTCTGGAGCTGGG GTCGCAACGAGAAGGGGCAGCTGGGCCACGGCGACACCAAGCGCGTGGAGGCGCCCAGGCTCATCGAGGTGCTCGGCGGCGAGGCCATCGTGCTGGCGGCGTGCGGCCGCAACCACACGCTCGCCCTCACCG AGAGCGGCTCCGTCTTCGCCTTCGGGGAGAACAAGATGGGACAGCTCGGCCTCGGGAACCAGACGGACGCCGTGCCCAGCCCCGCGCAG ATCATGTACAACGGGCAGCCCATCACCAAAATGGCCTGCGGGGCTGAATTCAGCATGATCATGGACTGCAAAGGAAACCTCTATTCCTTCGGCTGCCCCGAATACGGCCAGCTGG ggcacAACTCGGACGGCAAGTTCATCGCCCGGGCGCAGCGGATAGAGTACGACTGCGAGCTGGTGCCCCGGCGCGTGGCCATCTTCATCGAGAAGACCAAAGACGGGCAGATCCTGCCCGTCCCCAACGTGGTGGTGCGGGACGTGGCCTGCGGCGCCAACCACACG CTCGTGCTGGACTCGCAGAAGCGCGTCTTCTCCTGGGGCTTCGGCGGCTACGGCCGGCTGGGCCACGCGGAGCAGAAGGACGAGATGGTGCCCCGGTTGGTGAAGCTCTTCGACTTCCCGGGCCGCGGAGCGGCTCAGATCTACGCCGGCTACACGTGCTCCTTCGCCGTCAGCGAGACAG GAGGCCTCTTTTTTTGGGGAGCCACGAACACCTCGCGCGAGTCGACCATGTACCCCAAAGCGGTGCAGGATCTGTGCGGCTGGAAGATCCGCAGCTTGGCCTGCGG GAAGAGCAGCATCATCGTGGCGGCGGACGAGAGCACCATCAGCTGGGGCCCGTCGCCCACTTTCGGGGAGCTG GGCTACGGCGACCACAAGCCCAAGTCGTCCACGGCGGCCCAGGAGGTGAAGACCCTGGACGGGATCTACACGGAGCAG GTGGCCATGGGCTATGCCCATTCCCTGGTGATCGCCCGTGACGAGAGcgaaggggagaaggagaggcTGAAGAAGCTGCCCGAGTACAACCCGCGCACGCTGTGA